ATATTAAATGTTTCAAGTGGATGGAACAAAGTGCACAGTATAAAAACAACACCTAtctaacagagaaaaaaataactgatacTTAACAAATAACAGTGACTAAGGACTAGTGCACAGGGATCTGGGCATTAGTGGATGAAAGGCTTACAGAGGAACAGTGTTACATGCGAGTGTAAATTATGCTTCGAGACACTGAACGAACGGAAACGAAGCCTCGCGCCACAAACGAAGCGAAGAGCTGGGACGCCTTACGATGTTCTTTTCTACGTTTTTGTTGATTGTTTTCCTTCCTAAGCGGCGCGGATACGCCAGGAAGACACGACCATCACTTGTACCGCAGGAAACTCTTAACAGGGGCGGCCAGAGCAGCTCCTTCCCTTTCTAGCCTTACGCCAGGAAacacttaagaaaaataattcttccttcttcatttcattcaaGGCGGGATGTAAACCAGCGTTGATTTAGGCATCttactctcttttcctctcctttgcctTCTCCACGTAGCCTTCCACTTGTCTCTACttgtcatcatcttcctccttcgaCAGACTCTTCAGGCAGATGTGTCTCCGTGCACACTTGCTCGGGCAGCACTTCTCGTCCCTGGCACAGTAGCCGTCCGAGGCGCAGGACACTTGCTGTTTGCCGTCACCATCAGCCAGGAGAAGTGACCCAGAGGTCCTGCCCGTCtgagaaacaaagcaacagtGACTCCCTACTCTCCTACTCTTGCTACTCACGCTGCTTATTGGCTATTCCACGCAATACTTCCTCCTGACCCTTACTCCTGCCTTGCTATTGTTGCTAGTCATGCTGCTTGATGGCCACCTCGCTATGCTGCTTGACTCCCTGTTTGAGACAATGTCGCCACAGGGCAATTCAGTTATTTTTGTGATAGAAAACTACACATCCTTTACAATCTCCTCGTGGGGAATGAACCTCTTTCATTATCACTAGTAGTAGTttgaataacaacaaacaatacaACATGGTCGATATGAACAGCATGTAACAAGTGTAACCTCTATAACGTACTCTGTCAACTAAACCTTTCCACTTGTGTGGCTATTTCATTTTCCAAGATGTACTCTTTGAATCCATTCACCAACCACTATTGGAATACTGGAAGAACTACTGAGTCAGCCAAATGCCCTGAAGAAGAATCGAGCCCATGCTAATATGAGAAGGTAGATTGAAAGATTCCACAACACAATCCACAACAATAAAATGTTAAGTTACTCAAAAATGGAGAATACAAACCTATATTAATCAGTACAGGTAGTGACAAACAACATTACTCCACTACAGTCTACACCAGTGCATCCCACATACAACCTCCAGTACTCTATCACTCCATCAAGGCAAAATTTACACTATAATTTCCAATCTTCACCAGTCCTACTTTCACCTGgtcacctttcctcaccttgGCTTTCTTTGTGTACAGGAAGATTCCCTGAGACTTGCACACCTGCTCGCCCTCCTCGGGACACCTGCCCTCATGCGCCTCGTGGCTCTCGGGAACTGTGCGgggataatagtagtagtagtagtagtagtagtagtagtagtagtagtagtagtagtagtagtagtagtagttgttgttgttgttgttgttgttgttgttgttgttgtagtggtaatggtagtagaagtagtggtagtagtaatggttgttgttgctattgttgttcttgttgttataaTGGTAATGGAAATATGAGTagagtattgttgttattattgttgttgttgatgttgttgttggtggtggtggtggtgatggtggtggtggtgttatttttgttgctgctgctgctgctactgttgcagtagtagtaatatagtagtagtagaagtagtagctaGTAacaaccccaccaccaccattagtaacagtagtatgagcagcagcagcagcagcagcagcagcagcaacagcagcagcagcagcagcagcagcagcagcagcagcagcagtagcagtagcagtagtaataacagctGTCACAATGGCGGTAAATAATGAGTGCTTCGGTACATGTGGTAATGATAACGGATGATAAAACTAATCAAATTGTTGCCATTAACTGATGTGTGCTGCTAATTACTTTGATTTTCCTCTTTGCTGAACAAAGCGTTTCCATCCTGGTAATTTAttctatgtggaaaaaaaggtggaggggggggagggggagaggaaaccGATTACctagaaaatgccaaaaataaATCATCGaaagtgaggataatgatgTATCAACCCAATGACGGATatgattaaaataaataaaatactgataTGGAACAGGAACTATGAAGTGAGAGTAAGTAATGAAGATACGAGAAAAAATATCAAGAGAAAGTGGAAGTAATAATGAATGTGTAATAAAGACGAAGTAAAACAcgtaattaataataacaagacgAAGGAAACGATGAGAACAGATGAGATATGAACACAAAATgggaagaataaataataaaacaattaaCAAAGAACAGTGAGGGATGAATGCAATAAGGAGAGTGGGaaggcactgagagagagagagagagagagagagagagagagagagagagagagagagagagagagagagagagagagagagagagagagagcacccatgCCACTCACTCAGCCATCACAACATGTATGCACtaaccctcctcctttccctcaatTTTCATACCTAATCTTAACCTAATCTTCTCCTGCTTCCATATTCCTCCCACCCTGCTTAtactactctccctccctcactcacgcacttactcattcacacacacacacacacacacacacacacacacacacacacacttcctccttccctccttcactcactcactctctgctTCACTCACCTGGTGCAGAGGTGTCGGCGCAGCAGTAGGTAGAACCCTCATAGGCGCAGTAGTAGACACACCCTGTTCCTGAAGGTGGATCTGTGGGTACCAAAGACATGCATAAAAATGTAACACTCAAGATGAAGatagtttaaccctttcactgcaagatGCAACAAATCAAAGCACTAGAAGCAATATCTGGAGTCTTCATAagcataaagaagaaagaagggcataaaaaagaatatattttgcaatttctaggtAGTACAATGTCTGGAGGTGGCTgtacaagaagaaaggatgtccaagagtggttagtgatgaaGAAAGATGCACCAAAtagcagggaaagggttaaggtgTTCATTTAATTCCCACTCATTGAAGATGTGCTGTGTTTTGTGGTTAGCAGAGACATGCATAAGAATATCGGTCTTGTGCTCCTCTAAACATAATTACTAATACTTTAAGGTGTTGTTATTAATCCTGCATGTGATTTATTTTCTCAGACTGAATTACATAAGAGTTATGTTTACGCCTATGAAAACGTAAATATATTAGTGCTATAATAACTTCTACTATAAACCAAGAGCACTAAGTATATACGCATATTTCCAAACATGTTCAAATTAATTAATTCAATAAGCAACTTACACTCGTATGGGGGATACACTTCaggttcttgttcctcttcagctgtagatgaaaaaaaatgcaaataaaaaatcGTCCAGTAATTACCAGTGTCCACAAAGATACAATTTAAAATCTCACACACTAACTCTTCAGTAGGATTCATATCAAGCTAAGTCATCGTGGTACACAACAGGAATACTAATTCGTATACTGTTCCTAAATTATATGAACTGCTCTTGAAAATATCCTTTACACTTTGGGTATCATGTTATTAAGTAAACCTTTCTCCTTTCACTCACAATATACAAGGAATAATCACCCTTATCAATTTGTGAATATGTACGAAGTGCTAAGGATTCCACATGAAAAGTTCTTCAGGAAATGTTTAGCTTGATGATATGGACCTCAATCTCTCCAGCATACAGAGGCAACATAAGCTTCAGCATTAAGCCAATAAAACTAcaagaactgccacgtgtatacaagactgccgcgtgtagacctgatggcttatTGCAGCTcccagtattttatttttttttgttctcggTGTTAGAAGTGAACTCTTAGTTAACAAACAAGAccagacaaaacaaaataaatgaaaaaaatcgcCAGCAGGGGTGAACATCCTCTCGTGCGGATCTGAGGTGCAGGGAAATCTAGGATGTGCCTCGCTTTCTCCCCTGTGACGCGCAGCAATACACCTCCTCCGTCCACTTCACCTGCAcctttatctgtttattaccCACCTCCTGTCACCTGAGGGTTTACTTTACGGGCAGGTACGACAGGTAACACTACTTGAACCATCACGCCAGGTAACACAGGTGCCGTTATGGTGGTCAGGTTGCTGTGgctgttaatggtggtggtcacagtgcagtggtgatgatgatggtggttgtggtggtcagTGCAGCGGAAAACAATAAGGAACCAGCTCGTGCAAGTCACCGAAATGAAAATGGTGCGAATGTTTGCACCTCACCggtcacctctccctccctccctccttccctcccgtgcCAGTCagctttctccctctctctctccccctcccctcacttcctcctcctcctcctcttcctcctcctcctcctcctccggtataCTCCTTGTTCTAGTTTTCCGGATTATACTTgtgtctcattcttctttttatgtaatgtgtcagtttgtgtgtgtgttttagttttcttgttttggtttACTGGTTTCTCTGGCTTTTTGTGTGCGTATCTGGTTGACTAACTAGTTGAATGGAtgactggttctctctctctctctctctctctctctctctctctctctctctctctctctctctctctctctctctctctctctctctctctctctctcactgcaatCATTCTCagtccatcaccaccaccaccactaccacaccgccaccaccacttacaccatcaccgccacgcaCTCTTCTCTCCCCACCAAGCCGTCACCATCAGTCAACATATAATGTCACGAGTTGCCCATAAAAGCCATCATGACAGTCACAACGCAACACACAGGTACTTATCGTCACTATTGAATCAACACCTACTCACCTGGCTATTTGGAATCACGAGGAAAGGTTTGGTATTAAAAAATTATGAAGGTATCAGATGACATTAAACTATTAGATGAATATAACTATTACAAGACTGATTCGTCATTACTAGGTTACTATAAACTGGAACCTTCTATTGATCATTAACTAAATATCGCCAATGTCATATATCATTAAGCCGTTAGAgattgttttttaagtttatgTATTATTGTGAAGTCATTATGAATTACATTTATTTGCAGATAATTAACAATATACCTAATCTTAACTTAATCGTCTTTTAATCACCATTACAACTCTAAGAAAAGAACTGAGTGTCAAAGAAGTGCATTCTTATTAAGTGCCGAAAAGGAGACAAGTATTATAACTGGCTGAGTTCTTATAATCAGTTTCATAATAGCAACTATAAGCAAGGCATCGAGGAATACCTTAGGGATCTTCACAATGGACAGATGCCAAGAATACACTGCGTGACTTGAACCATTTCGCATCATGCAACTTTTATACGCTTTTCACTGCTCTGTCGAGGTCGAGGTTGTATCATAAAACATAATACAATTTGAAATATATCACTTGGTGCATTggatttaatctctctctctctctctctctctctctctctctctctctctctctctctctctctctctctctctggaataccTACATTCAACCACTGTGAAGGGATTCCCGTCATCACAGCAAATGTAGTCGCCATTGGCGGGGTTCTTACAGTAGAACTTACAGGCGGAGGctccccccaccaccgccaccaccaccagcaggagtaCCTCGCACCGCATCTTGACTTCTGCAGGAGAAACAAAAGTATTAGTAAAAGTACAACGGGAGAAATTATTAAAAGGAGGATTACGGATGggttcggtttttttttttttcgcgatgtgtgtgtgtgtgtgtgtgtgtgtgtgtctgtgtgtgtgaaagtaggAGCGGCATGTGACTACACGTGCGTATAACTAACTctctcttcttgtgtgtgtgtgtgtgtgtgtgtgtgtgtgtgtgtgtgtgtgtgtagatctcCTTGTTTTGATACAATTATAAGCAACACGAgctagaacaagaacaggaagcggGAAAGAGGACGAGGTAATTTTGATAGCGGCTGTTGCGGTTGCAAATGAAACAGTTATAACGGCAGTAGctgtagtagaaatagtagtagtagtagtagtagtagtagtagtagtagtagtagtagtagtagtagtagtagtagtagtagtagtagtagtagtggtggtggtggtggtggtggtggtggtggtggtggtggtggtggtggtggtggtggtggtggtggtggtggtattaataatagtagtaaccataaacacaacagcaataacagtgACACTACTAAcagtgaaaataacaataacaagaatataaataacactAAAAGCAATAACAGCATCACCAGTagacttctcttcctttatattagtgtagcttatcacaaacatcCCCGTAGGAACCAACAAATCTTACACTCGTTCTTCGTTTGCGTTCCTTtgtggcagcagcagtgatggtggcggtgatgggtgAGGTTAGcaaatgaggaagtgaaggagacagCCTGTGGATGCCTGCTTGGTCGCTGGCTGGGTAATGAATCTGTCATAAGGCCTTGCATGAGAGCACAATGTCATAAAAGGCTGCCCCTCCGCCGCCACTCGCTAGATTTATGGAACAATGCATCACGGGGCGGCCACCttacgccacaccacaccaacaccTGCCCGCCCACAATACTTCGCCGAtgctccctccacctcctcctattctcctaTTTCGTTGTCCTCGTTCCAATGTGcttcttattgtttttcctcttttctcatgaTTTTTACTCCTGGTTTCTACTTCCAATTTaccatctattttctttatttcttctttatatttcttcgtctcttcatcttcctctagTGCGTTGTCTTCGTCCTTCTCCATATTCTAGTCTTCATCCATCtgtttgcttttttctccattttctttaattttgtcatcattctctctctctctgattttcttcctcctccttctacatctactcttctattttttctcactttttcattcttctccttttctccccttcccctcttctctgtCATCCTCTCTTAGTCCAGTCTCTCCTCACATACATATTTATCTTTCAATAATTCAACCTCAGATTGGATACCTGAAAATTAATAATTGATGCCACTCTGATTTAGACGCAAGTGATACAGATCAACACGAAGAATACgagagacaacaacaacaccttccCAGCAGCTACATAACCAGTAGTAATGAAGTGAATGCCCTCCCAGCGAGAGGAAGTGTTAATTGATATCATTGTAATGTGACAACCTACTTCCTTTACCGAGCGTAGTGTTAcataagcaaaacaaacaataagGCATGTATGAAAGGTCACTATAATACAATAATACTCAAGTACGTCCCTCGTTTCCTATTGTAGTGATAGAAGAGTCAAGGCCATTCAAATTCGAGCTTTGGTATCTTGACTTGATTACTAAAGTGGTAAGCTCGCATCTCCTGGGGTGTTCTGACAGAGGTTCTATCAGACGAACGCCTCTCATGGACAGTTCCTCAGGTTCTCAAATCATGATACCCCAAAGCTATGACACTATACCTCACGTACACTACATAACATTTTCTAACACTAACTTCCcgcacactcacaaacacaaagGTTCCATGAGGCGAACGCCTTTCATTGACAACACGGCAGATCAGTTTCTCAACCCATGATATCCAAAAGCCATGACGTTCTATACTACAAACACACTACGTAGCATCTTTCTATACCAACtccccgcacacacacagaggttcCTATCAACTTATCCCTATCaatttctcacttttctcatGATATCCCAAAACTGCCTGAAACTTTACACCACAAACGTACACTACATAGCAGCATCTTTCCACACCAACTCGTAGACACTCTCAAACTCCCCGTGCACAGGCTAACTTCTCCCGGTGCTGAAGTGCAAAGCGTGGCACCAAAACAACGTACGTACCGCTGCCACTTGGCACTTTCAAACGGCGCTTTCCCGACAACACCAGTAGAGGCAGTTTTAccggctggagggagggaaagttcTCAGCAATCTTGCGTCACGTTAGCCGTAGATTCCAGCGCCTCTGTGCCGTGATGTGGGCAgtaaagagagaggcagggaaggggagggaagtgtgGAATGACAAGGGAAGGGTTAGGATGGAAAAGGTAGTGAAAGGGAGTGttagagggaagagaagtggatgaaaggggaggaaagggagggacggTATAGGATAAAAGGATTAGCTAAGATAAAATGAGTTGCGAAAGGGAAttggagtgaatgaatgaagtgcatgagaaagGAGATTCTGAAGGTATAGGAAGATGacaagaaaatatgtaaatgatagGAAGAAATGCTATAATGATGAAAGAGCAAGATGAATGGTATGGGAAGATGACaaggaagggtggaggtgaTAGGGGGAAGGGTTACAATAATGGAAGAGCGAGAAAAGAGGtgatagagaa
The Scylla paramamosain isolate STU-SP2022 chromosome 35, ASM3559412v1, whole genome shotgun sequence DNA segment above includes these coding regions:
- the LOC135090612 gene encoding uncharacterized protein LOC135090612; this translates as MRCEVLLLVVVAVVGGASACKFYCKNPANGDYICCDDGNPFTVVESEEEQEPEVYPPYEYPPSGTGCVYYCAYEGSTYCCADTSAPVPESHEAHEGRCPEEGEQVCKSQGIFLYTKKAKTGRTSGSLLLADGDGKQQVSCASDGYCARDEKCCPSKCARRHICLKSLSKEEDDDK